A genomic segment from Danio aesculapii chromosome 17, fDanAes4.1, whole genome shotgun sequence encodes:
- the pax9 gene encoding paired box protein Pax-9 — MEPAFGEVNQLGGVFVNGRPLPNAIRLRIVELAQLGIRPCDISRQLRVSHGCVSKILARYNETGSILPGAIGGSKPRVTTPNVVKHIRTYKQRDPGIFAWEIRDRLLADGVCDKFNLPSVSSISRILRNKIGNLSQQNQYESSKQASHPQPTIPYNHLYSYPTPIAANGTKVPTPPGMPTLPGHMAMHRIWPSSHSVTDILGIRSITEQQISDNPSFPSAKLEEWRAINRSNFSPANSPLVNGVDKPHLEPEAKYNQTPNGLPTVNSYVTAPSIHHYHPPTQVSPYMGYSGTTSAYVTGPTWQPPSGSALSPHSCDISSPLAFKSMSATRDSVHSLVASAL, encoded by the exons ATGG AGCCAGCCTTTGGGGAGGTGAACCAACTAGGCGGTGTTTTTGTCAACGGAAGACCCCTACCCAATGCCATCCGGCTCAGGATAGTAGAGCTGGCCCAGTTGGGCATCAGGCCTTGTGACATCAGCAGGCAGCTCCGCGTCTCTCACGGCTGCGTGAGCAAGATTCTGGCTCGGTACAACGAAACCGGCTCAATACTTCCCGGTGCAATTGGCGGCAGTAAACCGAGGGTCACGACCCCAAACGTAGTCAAGCACATTAGGACTTACAAGCAACGGGACCCTGGCATTTTCGCTTGGGAGATTCGAGACAGACTGCTCGCGGACGGCGTATGTGATAAATTCAATCTGCCCTCTGTCAGCTCGATTAGTAGGATTCTCCGCAACAAGATCGGGAATCTGTCTCAACAGAACCAGTACGAGTCGAGCAAACAGGCCTCTCATCCTCAACCCACAATACCTTACAACCACCTGTATTCGTATCCAACTCCAATAGCAGCCAACGGGACTAAAGTACCAACTCCGCCTGGCATGCCCACTCTTCCTGGACACATGGCAATGCATAGGATATGGCCTTCCTCTCATTCTGTTACAGATATTCTGGGCATTCGATCAATAACGGAGCAGCAAA TTAGTGACAATCCGTCCTTTCCCAGCGCCAAACTAGAAGAATGGAGAGCTATTAACAGGAGTAATTTTTCACCAGCGAATTCTCCACTAGTCAATGGTGTGGATAAGCCTCACTTAGAACCTGAAGCAAAATACAACCAG ACGCCGAATGGATTGCCCACAGTGAACAGTTATGTCACAGCTCCCAGCATCCATCATTACCACCCTCCCACCCAAGTGTCACCCTACATGGGGTACAGCGGCACCACGTCGGCCTATGTGACCGGCCCCACATGGCAGCCGCCCAGTGGCAGTGCTCTCTCTCCCCACAGCTGTGACATTAGCAGCCCGCTGGCATTCAAGAGCATGAGTGCCACACGAGATTCCGTCCATTCGCTGGTGGCTTCAGCTCTATGA